TCCAGTCGTCGGTGTCCGGTCCCGAACCGCGACAGACGAGCAGGCGGTCTCGGAGTGCAACGTACGCTGTCGCCATAGCGGAGCTACGACCTGCTCGTACAAACGAAGTGGGTCCGGCACGACCGGCGTCGCGACCGCGTGTACCGCGCAGCCGACGACCGTCGTGCAGGAGCCGCCCGACCGGCAACCGCCGCCGTTCGGGCAGCAGATAGCTACCTCCCTTCCGGACTCGTAGCTGCCGTGGGGAGCAGAGAGATGACACGAGCACACCGACTCGATTGCGAAAAAGCGGCCGCCGACTGCCGATTCATCATTCAGTCGGAGGACGAGGACGAAACGGTCGAACTGGCGCGGAATCACATGCGGGAGGTCCACGGGCAGGAGTACACGGACGACGACCTTCGGCGCGAACACATGCAAACCGTCTAGGGCGGCGTCTCGCGACGGTTCGCGTTCCTACCCTCTGCCGGGAACCGGGGACGGCGACCGTCGCGCTCGAGCGAACGAATAGTTATAGCGACGCTACGAGTAGTTCTCGTATGAACCCTGCTACCAACAACCACGTTTCCGCGGGGTCGCCGATCGACGACATCGCGTACCTCGTGCGCTCGGAACACCGCGTCGCGGCGCTCGTCGCGCTCGCGGCGCGACCGCGAAGCCGGTCCGAACTCCGCGAGCTGGCGGAGGTTTCGTCGTCGACCATCCGACGCACGCTGCGCGAGTTCGAGGACCGCAACTGGGTCCGCAGGGACGGCTACCGGTACGAGGCGACGCAACTCGGAGCCGCCGTCGCGACCGCGATGGAGGAGGTGATCGACCGCGTCGAAACCGAGCGCGCGCTCCGGGACGTCTGGCACCGGCTGCCGGGCGAGGACCACGGGTTCACGCTCGAGATGTGCGCCGACGCGACCGTGACGGTCGCCCGGCCCGCGGACCCGTACGCCCCGGTGAACCGGTTCGAGTCGCTACTCCGGCGGACGACCGCGTTCCGGTTCGTCGGCACGGATATCGCCCTGTTCGAACCCTGCAAGGACGTGTTCCGGCAGCGGATCGTCGACGGCATGGAGACGGAGATCATCGACCCGCCCGCCCTCGCCGCGTACATCCTCGAGACGTACCCGGACCACTGTTCGGAACCGTTCGAGAGCGGCAACCTCGCGGTGTTCGTCCACGACGACTTGCCGCCCTACGGGATCGGGCTCTTCGACGACCGGATCGCCGTGAGCTGTTACGAGCGGGACAGCGGCACGGTCTGCGTGCTGGTCGACACCGACGCGCCGCCGGCCCGCGAGTGGGCGGACTCGAGGTACGAGGCCGCGCGGCTCGAGGCGCGGCCGCTGGCGGTCGAGCTTCCGTGACCTGCGTCGTGATTCCGTGACCTGCGTCGTGATTCCGTGACCCGCTTCGTGACGTGCGCTCGAGGCACTCGTTCTGTTCCGCTCCAATACTGTCCCAATCCGCCCCGATGCTGCCCTCGTACGGTACGTATCGGAGCACGCTATTTCGCCGCTGCTCCGACATCGGCCGAACGGCGACGTCTGACCGCCGGTCATCGGCTGCGCAACCGGCAGCGCTCGCCGAGTGGGCGGCAGATAGCTAGCTAACCCGCGAGCGCCTCGGCTTTCGTGGGAAGGAGAGACAACCCATGACACCAGACCAGACCACACACGGCGTCGACCTCGAGACGTTCGAGGCGTTCGCCGACCACGCGGCCGACGATCCCGACGCGGTCCAGCTCGGACTCGGGGCGGCGGCGACCTACGAGGGGACGGCCGCCCACAGCCTGGCGAAGATCGATAGCTACGAACTCGGCGGCGAGGAGATCGCGCGCGAGACCCGCGAGTACACCATCCCGTACGGCGGGTGGAAGGAGGTGCTAGACGCCGGCGGCTGGACCGGCAGCACGGACCGGATGGAGCCGATCGAAGTCGCGCTCTCGGCGCTGGCCGCCTGCATCAACGTCGGCATCACGATCAACGCCGTGGCGAACGGCGTCGACGTCGAGCGCCTCCGAACGCGCGTCCGAACCGATTTCGACCCCGCTGTCCTCTTCGGCCTCGCGGACCTCGAGGCGACCGACGGCGTCTTCGAGAACACGACCGCGGAGATCGAGATCGAAGGCGAGGGCGTCGACGAGAATCGTGTCAACGAGTGGGCCCGGCGAGCCCCCGTCTACGCGCTCGTCGCCCTCGGGCAGGACGTGCACCTCTCGGTGGAGACGCCCGCCGAAATCGCGAGCGACGACTGAACGGCGGCGACGAACCGCCGTTTCTCGGATCCAAATACTCCCGAAGCCGCCGCGTCTCGCCGCTCCGCGCGGAAACAGATCGAACGGGGCGTCCGGCGGTCGATCTCGGCCGCGAGTTCCGGACGCTCCGCCGCGAGGGTCTCGTCGGGGGTCGGCTCCTCGAGCGCGCGCAGGTCGAAGCCGGCCTCGAACAGCGGTCCCAGGAGGTCGCCCAGCGGCCGGCGGTAGTAGGTGCCCGGATTCGACCCGTCCGCACCGTTCCAGCGGATCTCGAACTGCCCGGTTTCGTGGTAGTTTCTGCCGAGTTCGAGATGTAGAACCGAAAACGCCGGCGTCCGGCTCAGTCGTCGTCCATCGGCGCCGACACCGGTTCGACGCGCTCGCCGCGCGGGCCTTCGATGTCCACCTTCGGAAGCAGGTCCCGCAGGTAGCGGCCGGTGTGAGAATCGTCGAGTTGCGCGACCTCCTCGGGGGTGCCGGTGGCGACGACCTGGCCGCCGTTCTCGCCGCCTTCGGGGCCGAGGTCGATGATGTGGTCGGCGTTCTTCACGAGGTCGAGTTCGTGCTCGATGACGACGACGGTGTTGCCGTTGTCGGTCAGCCGGTGGAGCACGTCGATGAGCTTGCGCTCGTCCTCGCTGTGGAGCCCGGTGGTGGGCTCGTCGAGCAGGTAGAGCGTCTCACCCGAATCTTTCTTGCCCAGTTCCTCGGCGAGCTTGATGCGCTGGGCCTCGCCGCCCGACAGCGTCGTGGAGGGCTGGCCGAGCTTCATGTAGTCCAGTCCGACATCCTTCAGCAGCTTCAGGCGTCGGCGGATCTGACTCGAGGACTCGAAAAAGTCGTAGGCCTCCTCGACGCTCATCTCGAGGACGTCGGCGATGGTCTTGCCCTTGTAGGTGACGTCGAGCGTGGCGTCGTTGTAGCGGGCGCCGTCACACTCCTCGCAGGGGACGTACACGTCCGAGAGGAAGTTCATCTCGATCTTCACCGTCCCTTGGCCGCCACACTCCTCGCAGCGGCCGCCCTTGACGTTGAAGGAGAACCGGCCCTTCTCGTAGCCGCGCTGTTTCGAGAGCTTCGTCGAGGCGAACAGTTCGCGGATGTGGTCGAAGACGCCGGTGTACGTTGCGGGATTGGAGCGGGGCGTGCGGCCGATCGGCGACTGGTCGATCAGGCGCACGGTCTCGATCTCCTCGAGGCCCTCGAGGTCGTCGTAGTCGCCCGGAATGACCGACGTGTTGTCGTTCATCTGGCGGGCCAGTCCCTTGTAGAGGACCTCGTGCATGAGGGTGGACTTCCCGGAACCGGAAACGCCGGTGATGGCGGTAAAGCAGCCCAGCGGGATGTCGACGTCCAGATCCTTGAGGTTGTGCTGGCGCGCGCCGAGGATCGTCAACGCGCCGTCGGGGTCGCGCCGTTCCTCGGGCACAGGAATCTGTCTGCGACCGGAGAGGTAGTCGCCGGTCACGGACTCCTCGCACTGCTTTACTTCCTCGACGGGACCGTTGACGACGACCTCGCCGCCGCGCTTGCCGGGACCGGGCCCCATGTCGACGACCTGATCCGCGCGGCGCATCGTCTCCTCGTCGTGTTCGACGACGAGCAGGGTGTTCCCGAGGTCGCGCAGTTCCTCGAGCGTGTCCAGCAGGCGGTCGTTGTCGCGCTGGTGGAGGCCGATCGAGGGTTCGTCGAGGACGTAGAGGACGCCCACGAGGCCGGAGCCGATCTGCGTCGCGAGGCGGATGCGCTGACTCTCGCCGCCCGAGAGCGTCGAGGCCTCCCGATCGAGGGTGAGGTACTCGAGGCCGACCTCGACCATGAAGCCGAGGCGGGCACGAATTTCCTTGAGAATCTCCTCGGCGATGACCTTCTCGCGCTCGGTCAGGTCGGCTTCCATCGACTCAAAGTGTTCCAAGGCGTCGCCGATGCTCATCCCGTTGATTTCCGTGATGGAGGTGCCGTCGACCAGCACCGCGCGGCTGGCGGGCTTGAGGCGGGTGCCGTCACAGGCCGGACACTCCGTGACCGACATGTAGTCCTCGATGTGCTCGCGGGTCGAGTCCGAGTCGGTCTCGAGGTAGCGACGCTCGAGGTTCGGAATAACGCCCTCGAACTGCTTGCGCTTCCGACGGGTGCCGTTTTTCGTGTGCCGCTTGAACAGCACTTCCTCGTCGGTGCCGTAGAGGAACTGTCGCCGGATGTCCTCGTCTAACTCCTCGAACGGGGTCGACAGCGAGACGTCGAAGTGCTCGGCGACGGCGTCGAGCCGCGTCTGGTAGTACGAGCGGTTGTAGCTCCAGGCCTCGAAGACGTGCTTGAGCGGCTTCGAGGGGTCCTGGACGACGAGATCCTCGTCGACCTCCTTGGTTTCGCCCAGCCCCTCACACTCGGGACAGGCGCCGTGGGGCGAGTTGAACGAAAAGGAGCGGGTTTCGATTTCGGGGACGTCGATCCCGCAGTGCGTGCAGGCCAGATCCTTCGAAAACTCGACGACGAACCGGTCGTCATCGTCGTCGCCCTCGTCACCGAGCGCACCCGTCCGGCGGGCTTCCTCGCCGAGGTCTTCGGCCGCTTCCGCCGGCGGATCCGGGAGGATGACCTTCAGGACGCCCTCCGCCTCGTCGAGCGCGGTTTCGACGCTGTCGATGATGCGTGGACGGTCCTCGGTGGAGACCTTCACGCGGTCGACGATGACGTCGATCGTGTGGTCGAAGTTCTCGTCTAGATCGGGGTCGTCGAGCGTGAGGTCGTGCTCCTCGCCGTCGATCTCGACGCGGGCGTACCCTTCCGAGACGAGTTCCTCGAACAGGTCCTCGAAGGCGCCCTTCTGGTCGCGGACGACCGGCGCCGCGAGCTTGGCCTTCGTCCCCTCGGGCAGTTCGAGGATGCGCTCGACCATGTTCTGGGCGGACTGCTCGCCGACCTCGCGGCCGCACTCGGGACAGTGGGGCGTTCCGACGCGGGCGTACAGCAGTCGCAGGTAGTCGTGCAGTTCGGTGACGGTCCCGACGGTCGATCGCGGGTTGTTCGCGGCGTTCTTCTGGTCGATCGAGATCGCCGGGGAGAGGCCTTCGACGGTCTCGACCTGGGGCTTGTCCATCTGGCCCAGGAAGTTCCGGGCGTAGGCCGAGAGGCTCTCGATGTACCGGCGCTGGCCCTCGGCGTAGATCGTCTCGAACGCGAGGGAGGACTTGCCCGAGCCCGACAGGCCGGTGACGACGGTAAACTCCTCGCGGGGGATCTCCACGTCGAGGTCCTTGAGGTTGTGTTCCTCCGCTCCGCGGACTTGGATGTAGTCCTTGCTCATGTCTCGCTTGCGATAGGTCGTGAGTAGCTGGTCGCGCGACTCGATACCCGATTCATTGTAGGTGTATCAGTGGCCCGAGGAACTTAACGGGTCTGAAACCCGAATGACGAGGTATTTGGTAACAGTAATCACGAAGCCGATCTCGAGCCGCCTTCGATCCGATGGAGTCCCCCACCCGATGCCCAAAGTGACTTCGGCCGGAAGCGCGAACGGTCGGTCATGAGCGACGACACCGAGCCCGACCTGTCGGTCGGCGAATTCGTCGAGTACTGCCGAACCCAGGCCGGGCTCCTCTCCGGGCAGGTCGAAACGATGGGCGAGGAAGCGGACGATCTCTTAGACGAGATCGAAGAGACGGTCGCGGACATCCGCTCGCGGCTCGAGCAGCAACAGGGCGCGAACACGCAGGGGACGGCAGCGCCGACGTCGACCGCCGACCCGGGCGCGGACGAGGTCGACGTCGAGGACGTCGAGGAAATGGCGGCGGATCTCGAGGAGAAACAGACCGTCGTTGAAGCGAAGCAGGTCCGAATGCAGGCGTTTCAGGAACTGGCTGCGGACTACACCGAACTCGCCGAGGAACTGCAGTCGGACGCCGAGGACGGCCGGGCGGCGATGACCCGCGTCGTCGAGTTCGAACTCGAGCGCGACGCGCCGGCGTACTTCGACGAGCGACAGACGCTGGCCGAGGCGGCCGCCGAGGCCACCGAATCGAGCGAGTCGGAACCCAGCGAAGTCGATCCGGAGTAGGGTCCCGATTCAGCGGTGTTTCGTTGGAGGAGACGTTTTGTACGTTCGGCCGGTACTGTGCCCGTATGTCCCAGACGACCCACAGCTGCCTCTGTGGCGCGACCCTCCAGTTTCGCCAGGACATCGTCAAGGAAGGCGGGGGCGTCTATCCGACCTGGAAGTGCAAAGACTGTGGGACCGAAGTTCCCGGACAGATCGCCGAGAAGTTGCGCCACCAGCATCCCTCGTAGATCCCAGGGCGTCCGTCCGTAACGCGAAAAGATCGGAGAGCGAGGGCGTAGCGCGAGTATTCAGTCGCCGTAGCCCTCGACCTGTAATTCACACTGCGCTACGTATCCGCTCACGGCGGCAGGGTGCGGTACCTCCGCTACCGTGCCTTCCATGATGAGCCAGGCGATCACTCGTTCATTTTGGATCGAGTCGCCGTCGACGTACTGCGACGGATGGTAGAACTCGAGTTCGGCGTCTAGGTCCTCGACCCGCGTTTTCTGGGAGTCCGCCGGTCCGATCTCGTCGGAGTCGACCGGCACGACGACGAGTTCCAGGTCCCGATCCATCGGGATGTCGATCTGCTCGCTTCCGTCCGGGTTCTCGAAGCGAACTTTCTGTCCGGGTTCCCCCTCGAGGTAGAACTCCTGATCGGGGGTGATCCACTGATCGCCGTCGAAGACGTGGGTTTCGACGCCGTCCGTCGTCCCGGGAGTCACCTCGAGCGCCGTGTAGTGAAGGTACTGCATTGTCACGTTCTCTTCGCCGTCCCAGTTCTCCGTCGCGCCGTAGGTCCGCAGCGACTCCACTTCGTGTCCCGGTCCGTGTCGGCGCCAGATTGGAACGATTCGGCCGTCGCTGAAGAACTCGTACGAGATGTTGTAGTTGTACGGTCCGAACTGGGCTCCCGAGTGGAAGTCGACGCTCCCCCGTCCCTGAGCCCCGGTGTGGTAGTGGGTGCGGAACTGGAATCCGGACGGATGCCCTCGCCGTTCCGGATAGTCGATCTTTCCGAGTTGACCCGGCCCACCGAACGGAATACTGTGAATGTCCCAGTACAGGTGGTGGCCGGTGAAGACGGGCTCGTGATCGGGGAAGAACCAGTCGACCGTGTTTCGACCTTCCCGCGGCGGTAAGTTATAGCCCGTCGGGGTCGCCATCGCGTTCATCGTCCGGAAGACCGGTCGTCCGTTGTAATCGCCGTAGAACGTCACCCCCATCGTTTCGGGCGGCTCCCACTCGATCTGCCAGTTGTCCTGCTCGAACGACTCCTCGGGGAGCAGATCGAATCGGTGGAACCCGTCTTCGGCCGTCTTGAGCGGGCGCTGCTCGATCGGAACGGCCGGCACTTCCCCGAGGACTGTCTGATCGGCCGGAACGATCTGCCGGGCCATTTCCTGAACCGGATACCGGACGAAGTCCTCGACGAAGTGCAAGTCGACCAACTCGGGGTTTTCCGGATCGGTCACGTCGAGATAGCCGACTGCGACCGAAACCTCGTCGTCGCCGACCCCGTAGAAGATCAGCGATGAGACTTCGCCGTGCGGTCTGTCCTTCCAGGCGAAAATCTCCTCGGCCACCTTGAACACCGCCCACGTGTCTCTGTCCTGCTCGAACTCCTGGACGTCCGGGTGATCGCGCATAACCCGTACTCGCTGGAGTTCCGCGTCCGAATACTCCTCCTGCCACGACACGTCGATCGGGTCGGAGATGTTGAGTGCAACGAGTTCGTTGTGCTGCCGATCGACGAGGCCGAATACCGTCTGCCGATTCCGCGCCGTGATTTCCCAGCCCCCCTGGTCGGTTCCGCCTTCGACGGTGTAATCCGTCGGTCCCTGAATGCTGATCGCGTCGAGGTGGTTCGAGAGCGGTTCGTATCCGACGAAATTCGCAATCCACTCTCGCGCGACGCTGTTCGCTTCGGGATCCTTCAGCAGGGTTTCGACCGCCTCTTTCCGGCGGTGTATGTGGGTGATTTCGTAGTTCTCCTCGTGAAAATCACGCACCGACAGACGCTCAGCACCGGTAATTCGGTCCGTTGGGTCCGGTGATTCTCGACTCGATTCTGTTTCGGTCTCGGTTTCGCTTTCCTGTGCGCTGGCAACCCCCGGTAGCCCGAGTACCGCGGCCGCCCCGCCCGCTTTCATTACTCCCCGCCGATACCACTTCCAACCGTGCCCCTTGCCATCGTATGGCATGGTTAAATCCGGCGCCCCCCAGCAAGTTAATGGTTGTACATATATGTTATAGGACGGTGGAGAGTTGCGTAAAAGATTAGTTGAATAGTTAAAATACCAGTAGTAGCAGTCTACGAATGTTAAACTATATGGATAGATTGTAGCTATACGGAGCCGGACTGATTGACTGAACAGGGAATCCGAACCCATCTATCAGATATAAATGCCCATTCATTCAGTTTGTACACGTGATTTCTAAATTGGCAAATCCGGTTTCGATAGTAGTTTTGAATAAAGGGACTGGCCGACTCCCTAACAGTGAGCTACAGCGACAGCGCCTCGAGCACCGCGTCCACGTCCGCCGGCGTGTTGACGGCGTGGACGGAGACCCGCACGGCGTCAGGGGACGGCAGCGAACGGACGGTGATGTCGTACTCGGCGAGACGTTCGACGGTCGCCTCGGGGTCGTCGACATCGATCGTCACCAACCCCGACTCGAACTCGCGCGGACTCAGCAACCGTTCGTCCGGAACCCCGTCCTTGAGCCGCTCCGTGAGCCGTTCGATCCGATCCCGAACCGTCTCGAGGCCGACCGCTTGGAGGCAGTCGATCGCCTCGACCAGTCCGGCGTGGGGGACGGGACTCGCGGTCGCGACCTCGAACCGCCGCGCGCCGGCGGCGTACTGGTACTCGGCGGCCTCGGGATCCTCGACGCTGCGGTAGCCGATCGCGGGCGGGACGAGGTCCGGAGCGACGTCCTCGTTGACGTACAGGAAGCCGGAGCCGAACGGTGCGAGCAGCCACTTGTGGCCCGCGCCGACGACGAAATCGGCGTCCCATTCGGTGACGTCGACCGGGCCCTGCCCGGGCGCCTGCACGGCGTCGACCAGCACCGTCGCGCCAGCATCGTGGGCGATGTCGACGATCTCGTCGATCGGCAGCCGGGTGCCGTGCGTCCAGGTCAGCGAACTCACGCAGAACAGCGACGCGTCGGCCGCGGCGGCTTTCACGTCGT
This portion of the Halopiger aswanensis genome encodes:
- a CDS encoding DUF1059 domain-containing protein, translating into MTRAHRLDCEKAAADCRFIIQSEDEDETVELARNHMREVHGQEYTDDDLRREHMQTV
- a CDS encoding helix-turn-helix transcriptional regulator, with the translated sequence MNPATNNHVSAGSPIDDIAYLVRSEHRVAALVALAARPRSRSELRELAEVSSSTIRRTLREFEDRNWVRRDGYRYEATQLGAAVATAMEEVIDRVETERALRDVWHRLPGEDHGFTLEMCADATVTVARPADPYAPVNRFESLLRRTTAFRFVGTDIALFEPCKDVFRQRIVDGMETEIIDPPALAAYILETYPDHCSEPFESGNLAVFVHDDLPPYGIGLFDDRIAVSCYERDSGTVCVLVDTDAPPAREWADSRYEAARLEARPLAVELP
- a CDS encoding OsmC family protein — its product is MTPDQTTHGVDLETFEAFADHAADDPDAVQLGLGAAATYEGTAAHSLAKIDSYELGGEEIARETREYTIPYGGWKEVLDAGGWTGSTDRMEPIEVALSALAACINVGITINAVANGVDVERLRTRVRTDFDPAVLFGLADLEATDGVFENTTAEIEIEGEGVDENRVNEWARRAPVYALVALGQDVHLSVETPAEIASDD
- the uvrA gene encoding excinuclease ABC subunit UvrA; protein product: MSKDYIQVRGAEEHNLKDLDVEIPREEFTVVTGLSGSGKSSLAFETIYAEGQRRYIESLSAYARNFLGQMDKPQVETVEGLSPAISIDQKNAANNPRSTVGTVTELHDYLRLLYARVGTPHCPECGREVGEQSAQNMVERILELPEGTKAKLAAPVVRDQKGAFEDLFEELVSEGYARVEIDGEEHDLTLDDPDLDENFDHTIDVIVDRVKVSTEDRPRIIDSVETALDEAEGVLKVILPDPPAEAAEDLGEEARRTGALGDEGDDDDDRFVVEFSKDLACTHCGIDVPEIETRSFSFNSPHGACPECEGLGETKEVDEDLVVQDPSKPLKHVFEAWSYNRSYYQTRLDAVAEHFDVSLSTPFEELDEDIRRQFLYGTDEEVLFKRHTKNGTRRKRKQFEGVIPNLERRYLETDSDSTREHIEDYMSVTECPACDGTRLKPASRAVLVDGTSITEINGMSIGDALEHFESMEADLTEREKVIAEEILKEIRARLGFMVEVGLEYLTLDREASTLSGGESQRIRLATQIGSGLVGVLYVLDEPSIGLHQRDNDRLLDTLEELRDLGNTLLVVEHDEETMRRADQVVDMGPGPGKRGGEVVVNGPVEEVKQCEESVTGDYLSGRRQIPVPEERRDPDGALTILGARQHNLKDLDVDIPLGCFTAITGVSGSGKSTLMHEVLYKGLARQMNDNTSVIPGDYDDLEGLEEIETVRLIDQSPIGRTPRSNPATYTGVFDHIRELFASTKLSKQRGYEKGRFSFNVKGGRCEECGGQGTVKIEMNFLSDVYVPCEECDGARYNDATLDVTYKGKTIADVLEMSVEEAYDFFESSSQIRRRLKLLKDVGLDYMKLGQPSTTLSGGEAQRIKLAEELGKKDSGETLYLLDEPTTGLHSEDERKLIDVLHRLTDNGNTVVVIEHELDLVKNADHIIDLGPEGGENGGQVVATGTPEEVAQLDDSHTGRYLRDLLPKVDIEGPRGERVEPVSAPMDDD
- a CDS encoding aminotransferase class V-fold PLP-dependent enzyme — its product is MDPTALRETIPGLESGVYCNWGASGPSPRRVVEAAESALEHHEYAAPGDEGMYPAALDAYDDARTAIADLLGATPDEIALTESTTDGINRIAGAVSLEWDEADTVVRTDLEHAAGVLPWRRLERQRGIDVRVLETDRGRLDLDDVKAAAADASLFCVSSLTWTHGTRLPIDEIVDIAHDAGATVLVDAVQAPGQGPVDVTEWDADFVVGAGHKWLLAPFGSGFLYVNEDVAPDLVPPAIGYRSVEDPEAAEYQYAAGARRFEVATASPVPHAGLVEAIDCLQAVGLETVRDRIERLTERLKDGVPDERLLSPREFESGLVTIDVDDPEATVERLAEYDITVRSLPSPDAVRVSVHAVNTPADVDAVLEALSL